ATGCTCACGGGCGACAACATACTTCCAGTACGGCGCCGCGCGCCGTCCCGTCCGTCGTCACCCCGCGTTCACCCGGAGGTGCCACACTCGCGAACATGTCGACCGAGCAGCAGCCGACGTCCCTCCTGCCCGACGCCGAGACCGGCACCCTGGTCGCGGTGTCCGACGACACGGCGGGCGAGCACCCCGGATACGTCCCCGACCCGGCGCTGGTCGAGGCGATCGAGTCGGTGGACAACCGGTTCGTCGACCGCGAGCTGTCCTGGCTGCGGTTCAACGAGCGGGTGCTGGAGCTGGCCGAGGACGAGGCCCTGCCGCTGCTGGAGCGGGCCCGCTTCCTGGCGATCTTCACCAGCAACCTCGACGAGTTCTTCATGGTGCGGGTGGCCGGACTCAAGCGCCGGATCGCGACCGGCCTGGCGGTCCGGGCCGCGAGCGGCCTGATGCCGCTGGAGGTGCTCGAGGCGATCTGGCGCCGCTCGGCCGAGCTGAGCCAGCGCCACGCGCGGGTGTTCCACGACGAGGTCGTGCCGGCGCTGAGCGCCGAGGGCATCGAGCTGGTCCGCTGGGCGGACCTGGACCGCGATGAGCAGAAGGAGGTCAAGCGGCTCTTCAAGGAGCGGATCTTCCCGGTGCTGACGCCGCTGGCCGTCGACCCTGCCCACCCCTTCCCCTACATCTCCGGCCTCTCGCTCAACCTCGCGGTGGTGCTGCGCAACCCGAAGTCGGGCAAGGAGCTGTTCGCCCGGGTCAAGGTGCCGTCGAACTTCGACCGCTTCGTCTCGCTCGGCAACGCCCGGTTCGTGCCGCTGGAGGACGTCATCGGCGCCCACCTGCGCCGGCTGTTCCCCGGCATGGAGGTGCTCGAGGCGCACACCTTCCGGGTCACCCGCAACGAGGACCTGGAGGTCGAGGAGGACGACGCCGAGAACCTGCTCGCCGCGCTCGAGAAGGAGCTGCTGCGCCGCAAGTTCGGCCCCCCGGTCCGGCTGGAGGTCGAGGAGTCGATCGCGCCGTCGGTGCTCGAGCTGCTCGTCTCCGAGCTCGGCATCAGCGAGAACGAGGTCTTCCGGCTGCCCGGGCCGCTCGACCTGCGCGGCCTGCACTCGATCGCCGACCTGCCGCGCGAGGACCTCAAGTACCCCTCCTTCGTGCCGAGCACCCACACCCGGCTCGCCGAGTTCGAGTCGGCCGCGCCGGTCGACGTGTTCAAGGCGCTGCGCCGCCGCGACGTGCTCCTGCACCACCCCTACGACTCGTTCGCGACCTCCGTGCAGCGCTTCATCGAGCAGGCCGCGGCCGACCCGCACGTGCTGGCGATCAAGCAGACGCTCTACCGCACCTCCGGCGACTCCCCCATCATCGACGCCCTCATCGACGCGGCCGAGGCCGGCAAGCAGGTCCTGGTCCTGGTGGAGATCAAGGCCCGCTTCGACGAGCAGGCCAACATCCGCTGGGCGCGCAAGCTGGAGCAGGCCGGCTGCCACGTGGTCTACGGCCTGGTCGGTCTCAAGACCCACTGCAAGCTGGCCATGGTGGTGCGCGACGAGCCCGAGGGCATCCGTCGCTACACCCACATCGGCACCGGCAACTACAACCCGAAGACCTCGCGGATGTACGAGGACCTCGGCCTGCTGACGACCAACGAGGCGATCGGCGAGGACGTCGCCCACCTGTTCAACAACCTGTCCGGCTGGTCGCGCAAGGCGACCTACGAGCAGCTCCTGGTCGCGCCCGACTCGGTGCGCACCGGCCTGATCGACCAGATCGAACGGGAGATCGCGCACTCGAAGGCCGGCCGGCCCGCCGGGATCCGGTTCAAGGCCAACTCGGTCGTGGACGAGGAGACCATCGACGCGCTCTACCTCGCCTCCTGCGAGGGCGTGCCCGTCGAGCTGCTCGTGCGCGGCATCTGCGCCCTGCGCCCCGGGGTCGCCGGGCTCAGCGAGAACGTCAAGGTCCGCTCGGTGCTGGGCCGCTTCCTCGAGCACAGCCGGGTCTTCTCCTTCGAGGGCGGCGGCGAGCCGGCGACCTGGATCGGCTCGGCCGACCTGATGCACCGCAACCTCGACCGGCGCGTCGAGGTGCTGGTGCGCCTGCCGGAGGCCAGCCGCGACGAGGTACGACGCCTGCTGGACCTCGCGTTCGCCCCCACCACCCAGGCGTGGGAGCTGGGCGCCGACGGCGAGTGGAAGCGCAACGCCGGCACCGTGCACCTGCAGGAGACCCTGATCGACCACCAGCGAAGGCGTCGTACGAGCGACTGAACCCCGCTCTGACCTGCGACAACGCGTCCCCGTGCGCCGCACCACAGCGCTCGGGACCGCCCGCAGTTGCGTTCACGGGGAAGTGGTCCCCTAGCATGAGCGCGTTCGCCTCCGCCTCAACGGGAGTCCATGTGGGTCTGCGTCTGCGTCCGGTCGATACCTCCTTCTACGACCTCTTCACCCAGTCCGCCCAGCACCTCGTGGGCGGCGCCGAGCTTCTCGCCGAGATGCTGTCCGACTCGTCGGACAAGGCGGGTGTCGCCGAGCGGATGCGTGCCGCCGAGCACGCCGCCGACGAGACGACCCACGAGATCGTCAAGAAGGTCAACAGCACCTTCGTGACCCCGTTCGACCGCGAGGACATCTACGCCCTCGGATCCGGTCTCGACGACGTCATGGACATGATGGACGAGGCGGTCGACCTGATCCTCCTCTACGAGGTCCAGGTCACGCTGCCCGCCGAGCTCTCCGAGCAGGTCGAGGTCCTCCAGCGTTGCGCCGAGCTGACCGCAGCCGCGATGCCGCGCCTGCAGTCGATGCAGTCGCTCGACGACTACTGGATCGAGATCAACCGGCTCGAGAACGCCGGCGACCGCAACCACCGGCGCACGCTCGCCAAGCTGTTCTCCGGCGAGTACCCGACCCTCGAGGTGCTCAAGCTCAAGGACATCGTCGAGTCCCTCGAGGGCGCCATCGACGCGTTCGAGCGGGTCGCGAACACGGTGGAGCAGATCGCCGTCAAGGAAGGCTGATCGGGTGACCCTCACCCTGGCGATCGTCATCGCCGTGGTCGTCATCGCGCTGGCGTTCGACTACACCAACGGCTTCCACGACGCGGCCAACGCGATCGCGACCTCCGTGTCGACCCGTGCGCTCACGCCGCGGATCGCGCTGACCCTCGCGGCGTTGATGAACTTCATCGGCGCATTGCTCGGCCAGGAGGTCGCGAAGACGGTCGCGGACGTGATCACGATCGAGGACGCGAACGGCAACCTCCAGGTCGGGGTGCACCACGGCCTCGTCATCGTGATGGCCGGCCTGCTCGGCGCGATCATCTGGAACCTGATCACCTGGTACTTCGGGCTGCCGTCGTCCTCCTCGCACGCCCTCATCGGCGGCCTGGTGGGTGCGGCGATCGCCGGCGGCGTCAGCGTCAAGTGGGACACCATCGTGCAGAAGGTGCTGATCCCGATGGTGATCTCGCCGCTGTTCGGCTTCTGCGCCGCCTTCGTCGTGATGACCCTGATCCTGTGGATCTTCCGCAAGGGCAACCCGCACCGGATCAACCGCGGCTTCCGCGGCATGCAGACCATCTCGGCGGCCGCGCTGGCGCTCGGCCACGGCCTGCAGGACGCGCAGAAGACGATGGGCGTCATCCTGCTCGCGCTGGTGGTGGCCTACCCGTCGACGTACGACATCGAGACGCTGCCGATCTGGGTCGTCCTCGCCGCGGCCGGCGCCATCTCCGCCGGCACCTACGCGGGCGGCTGGCGGATCATGCGCACCCTGGGCCGCAAGATCATCCACCTCGACCCGCCGCGCGGCTTCGCCGCCGAGTCGGTCGGCGCAGGCGTGCTCTACACGACGGCGTTCGTCTTCCACGCCCCGATCTCGACGACCCACACCATCACCTCCGCGGTGATGGGCGCCGGCGCGACCAAGCGGTTCTCCGCCGTGCGCTGGGGCATGGCCCGCACCATCCTGGTCGCCTGGGTGTCGACCTTCCCCGCCGCCGCCCTCGCCTCGTGGGGCTGCTACGAGATCCTGCACCTCATTCTGCTGTGAGGCTGTAGCCCCGGCCGCGGATCCGGCGTACGTCGGCCGCGCCACCGAGGCGTGCCCGCAGCCGGGTGACGTGCATGGCGATCGTGTTGCCACCGGGCCGCTTGCCGTCGGTGCCCCACAGCGCGTCGCGCAGCTCGTCGTCGGTGACGACACCCGGCGCGGCCAGCAGCAGCGCGCGGAGCAGCTCGAACTCCTTGAGCGGGAGGTCGGCGATCCGCTCCCCGTCGACCCGGACGCTGTAGGCGGTCGCGTCGAGCGTGATCCGCCCGAACTCGAGGCGCGCGTGCTCGGCCAGCGAGCGCGGCGCGTGGGTGAGCAGGTCCCACAGGTGCTGGGGTGCGTACGGCCGCACCGCCACGGCGGAGGCGCCGGCCAGCATGAGCGGCCCGACTCCCCCGGCCCCTGCCTCCTCGCCGTCGCAGGTCCCCGCGATGACGTACGGCGAGCCGTGCTGCCGGATCACGCCGACGAACTCCTCGGCTGGGATCCCGGGCGCGCCGGGGGTCACCACGACCGCGTGGGGGTCGGTGCGCCCGAACTCCACGAGGCCGTCCAGGGTCGACCCGACCCAGGTCACGTGCACGCCGCGGCCCGCCATCGCCTCCGCGAGCGCACCCCCGTCGTCGCTGGGGTCGACCACCAGGAGCTGGGCTCCCGACGACTCGACCCACCGGTGGAGGTAGGCGCGCACGGACTGGCGACGGGCGTCGCGGCGCCCGTCGTCCCGCATTCCCATCGCCTCGCCGAGACCCTTCTGCTCAGCCGAAGCGACCGGAGATGTAGGCCTCGGTCGCCGGGTCGTCCGGGTTGGCGAACATCTTCTTGGTCGGGTTGAACTCGACCAGGTGCCCCGGCTCGCCGGTGGCCTTGAGGTTGAAGAAGCCGGTGTCGTCGGAGACGCGCGCCGCCTGCTGCATGTTGTGGGTGACGATGACGATCGTGAACTCGTTCTTGAGCTCGTGGATCAGGTCCTCGATCGCCGAGGTCGAGATCGGGTCGAGCGCGGAGCACGGCTCGTCCATGAGCAGGACCTGCGGCTCGACCGCGATCGCGCGGGCGATGCACAGGCGCTGCTGCTGACCACCGGACAGGCCCATGCCCGGCTTGTTGAGCCGGTCCTTGACCTCGTTCCACAAGTTGGCGCCGCGCAGCGACTTCTCGACGATCTCGTCGGCGGCCGACTTCTTCATCTTGCCCGCGTTGAGCTTGAGGCCGGCGAGGACGTTGTCGTAGATCGACATCGTCGGGAACGGGTTGGGGCGCTGGAAGACCATGCCGACCTGGCGGCGCACGGCGACCGGGTCGACGCCGGCCTCGTAGAGGTCCTGTCCGTCGACGACGATCTTGCCCTCGACCCGCGCTCCCGGGATCACCTCGTGCATCCGGTTGAGCGAGCGCAGGAAGGTCGACTTGCCGCAGCCCGAGGGACCGATGAACGCGGTCACCGCGCCGGCGCGGATCGTCATGTTGACGCCCTGCACGGCGAGGAAGTCCCCGTAGTAGATGTTGACGTCGGAGACGTCGATGCTCTTGGCCATGACTGATTGCCTCTCAAACCCTGCGGGTCACTTGTTTCGGGGCGCGAAGATCTTGCCGATGATGCGTGCTGCCAGGTTGAGCACCATCACGATGACGATGAGGATGAAGGCGGCGCCCCAGGCGATCGCCTCGGCCGGGGCGTCGCCCCGCAGGTTCTGCCCGTAGATGAGGACCGGGAGGGTCGTCATCGCGCCGTCGAACAGGTTCATGTTGGTGCGGTCGGTGGCGCCTGCGATGAGGAGCAGCGGAGCGGTCTCCCCGATGACGCGGGAGATCGCGAGCGTGATGCCGGTGAGGATGCCGCCGATCGCGGTGGGGAGCACGATCCGCACGATCGTCTTCCACTTCGGGGTACCCAGTGCGTACGACGCCTCGCGCAGGTCGTCCGGCACGAGCATCAGCATCTCCTCCGTGGCCCGGACCACGATGGGGATCATCAGCAGCGACAGCGCGACCGATCCACCGATGCCGGAGACGTAGGCCGGGCCGAAGATCAGCGTGAACAGGGCGAAGGCGAACAGGCCCGCGACGATGGACGGGATGCCGGTCATCACGTCGACCAGGAAGGTGATCGCCTTGGCGAGCTTGTTGCCCTTGCCGTACTCGACGAGGTACACGGCCGCCATCACGCCGACGGGGACCGAGATGACCGCGGCGCCGAGCGTGATCAGCAGGGTGCCGATGATCGCGTGGTAGACGCCGACCGGCTGGTCGATCTGGGTCTTGAAGAAGGAGTAGCTCAAGAAGGTGCCGTCGAGGCGGCCGGCACCCTTGCTGATGACCCGCCAGATCAGCGAGACCAGCGGCACCACCGCGATGCCGAAGGACGTCCAGATCAGCCCCGTCATCAGTCGGTCGGTGGCGCCGCGGCGACCCTCGATCACCAGCGACCAGACCGGGAGCACGGCGAGGAAGGCGACGACGCCGAGGATCACGGAGCCGACCAGGCCCATGCCGAGCACGAGCAGGAGGCCGCCGAAGGCCGCGGCGATGACGGCGACGATCGCCGGCGCCTGGCGGGGCAGCCGCGGCTGGACCAGCGGGACGTGGACCCGCGTCTGGACCTCTTCCAGCGTGGTCATCGCGCCATCCGCCTCTCGTTGCGGCCCACGATCCAGCGGGCGAGGAAGTTGACCAGGAAGGTCATGAGGAAGAGCACCAGACCGGTCGCGACGAGGACGTTGAGCGTGTCGGCGCTGCGCTCCTTGTACTTGAGCGCGATGTTGGCCGCGATCGAGGTCGGGCTCGAGGAGCCGATGATGTTCCAGGACAGGTCGAAGCCGAACGAGAGCACCATGGTCACCGCCATCGTCTCGCCGAGTGCGCGGCCCAGACCGAGCATCACGGCCGAGACCATGCCGGAGCGGGCGTAGGGGAAGACCGTCATCCGGATCATCTCCCACCGCGTGGCGCCGAGCGCCAGGGCGGCCTCCTCGTGCAGGCGCGGGGTGCGCGAGAACACCTCGCGGCTGATCGCGGTGATGATCGGCAGGATCATGATCGCGAGCACGATGCCGGCCGTCAGGATCGAGCGGCCGGTCGCGTTCGGCTCGCCGAAGAGCGAGCCGAGGACCGGCCAGTCGCCGAAGGTGTCGTGCAGCCACAGGTGCATGGGCTTGAGCTTGTTGGCCAGGTAGAACGCACCCCACAGGCCGTAGACGACCGACGGTACGGCGGCCAGCAGGTCGATCACGTAGGCCACCGGGGTCGCGATCCACCGGGGTGCGTAGTGGCTGATGACCAGCGCGATCCCGAACGCCAGCGGCACCGCGATGACCAGTGCAATGACCGAGGCGGTGAACGTGCCGACGAGCAGCGGGACGACGTACCCCAGGAAGCTCTCGGCGTGCGGGCCGTAGACCTCGGCCGACTTGGTGAAGCCGGGCGCGCCCTTGATCGCGAGGAAGATGAAGACGCCGGCGAGGGCGGCCAGGATCGTCAGGCCGGCCGCGAGGGCGGCGCCGGCGAAGATCCGGTCGCCGACCCCGGCGCGGGCCTTCGCCCAGTTCGCGGAGGCGTCCTCGACCTCGGCGGTGGGTGCTGTCACTGCTGTCACCTCATGCTCGGGTGCTGCTCGGGTGCTGTTCGGGTGGTACGGGTCGAGGGGGTGAGGACGGGATCGCCGTCCTCACCCCCTCTCGAGGTCACTTGGCGGAGATGCCCGCCACGATCTCCTGGGCCTTGCTGGCGGTCTCGGGCGCGAGCTTGGCGGAGCCGGCGAAGTCGGCCGCCTCGGCCTGGCCCTCGTCGGAGACGATGTAGCTCAGGTAGCCCTTGACGTTGGCCGCCTCGGCGGCGTCGTCGTACTTCTCGCAGGCGATCAGGTAGGACAGCAGGATGACCGGGTAGGCGCCGGCCTCGGTGGTGGTGCGGTCCACGTCGACGGCGATGTCGGTGGCGTCGCGGCCCTCGACGAGCGGCGAGACCTCGACGGTCTTGGCAGCGCCCTCGGGCGACGGGGCGACGTAGTCCTCGCCCACCTTGACGTTGACGTGGCTGAGGTCGCCGGTCTGGCTGGCGTCGGCGTAGCCGATCGTGCCCTCGGTGTCACCGATGGTCTTGACGACACCCGAGGTGCCCTCGGCGGACACGCCGCCGGAGACGGGGAAGGCGTCGGCCGCCTCGTACTTCCACTCGCTCGGGGCGACCTTGCCGAGGTAGTCGGTGAAGTTCTTGGTCGTGCCCGAGTCGTCGGCGCGGTGGACCGGGACGATCTTCAGGTCGGGGAGCTCGGCGTCGGGGTTCT
This genomic interval from Nocardioides kongjuensis contains the following:
- the pstB gene encoding phosphate ABC transporter ATP-binding protein PstB → MAKSIDVSDVNIYYGDFLAVQGVNMTIRAGAVTAFIGPSGCGKSTFLRSLNRMHEVIPGARVEGKIVVDGQDLYEAGVDPVAVRRQVGMVFQRPNPFPTMSIYDNVLAGLKLNAGKMKKSAADEIVEKSLRGANLWNEVKDRLNKPGMGLSGGQQQRLCIARAIAVEPQVLLMDEPCSALDPISTSAIEDLIHELKNEFTIVIVTHNMQQAARVSDDTGFFNLKATGEPGHLVEFNPTKKMFANPDDPATEAYISGRFG
- the pstS gene encoding phosphate ABC transporter substrate-binding protein PstS; its protein translation is MNLKSIRNAAVPGIAALALLMSACGASNEDGGSDNGDSGSSLSGNLKGGGATSQEKAQEAWKTAFQGQNSGLTIDYSLLGSTDGRSQFTSGALSFAGSDSYISEEELAAAKERCGGNVVEVPAYISSIAVAYNLEGVDELNLDAVTIAKIFDGKITNWNDKAIADQNPDAELPDLKIVPVHRADDSGTTKNFTDYLGKVAPSEWKYEAADAFPVSGGVSAEGTSGVVKTIGDTEGTIGYADASQTGDLSHVNVKVGEDYVAPSPEGAAKTVEVSPLVEGRDATDIAVDVDRTTTEAGAYPVILLSYLIACEKYDDAAEAANVKGYLSYIVSDEGQAEAADFAGSAKLAPETASKAQEIVAGISAK
- a CDS encoding DUF47 family protein, whose product is MGLRLRPVDTSFYDLFTQSAQHLVGGAELLAEMLSDSSDKAGVAERMRAAEHAADETTHEIVKKVNSTFVTPFDREDIYALGSGLDDVMDMMDEAVDLILLYEVQVTLPAELSEQVEVLQRCAELTAAAMPRLQSMQSLDDYWIEINRLENAGDRNHRRTLAKLFSGEYPTLEVLKLKDIVESLEGAIDAFERVANTVEQIAVKEG
- a CDS encoding RNA degradosome polyphosphate kinase, whose protein sequence is MSTEQQPTSLLPDAETGTLVAVSDDTAGEHPGYVPDPALVEAIESVDNRFVDRELSWLRFNERVLELAEDEALPLLERARFLAIFTSNLDEFFMVRVAGLKRRIATGLAVRAASGLMPLEVLEAIWRRSAELSQRHARVFHDEVVPALSAEGIELVRWADLDRDEQKEVKRLFKERIFPVLTPLAVDPAHPFPYISGLSLNLAVVLRNPKSGKELFARVKVPSNFDRFVSLGNARFVPLEDVIGAHLRRLFPGMEVLEAHTFRVTRNEDLEVEEDDAENLLAALEKELLRRKFGPPVRLEVEESIAPSVLELLVSELGISENEVFRLPGPLDLRGLHSIADLPREDLKYPSFVPSTHTRLAEFESAAPVDVFKALRRRDVLLHHPYDSFATSVQRFIEQAAADPHVLAIKQTLYRTSGDSPIIDALIDAAEAGKQVLVLVEIKARFDEQANIRWARKLEQAGCHVVYGLVGLKTHCKLAMVVRDEPEGIRRYTHIGTGNYNPKTSRMYEDLGLLTTNEAIGEDVAHLFNNLSGWSRKATYEQLLVAPDSVRTGLIDQIEREIAHSKAGRPAGIRFKANSVVDEETIDALYLASCEGVPVELLVRGICALRPGVAGLSENVKVRSVLGRFLEHSRVFSFEGGGEPATWIGSADLMHRNLDRRVEVLVRLPEASRDEVRRLLDLAFAPTTQAWELGADGEWKRNAGTVHLQETLIDHQRRRRTSD
- the pstC gene encoding phosphate ABC transporter permease subunit PstC — translated: MTAPTAEVEDASANWAKARAGVGDRIFAGAALAAGLTILAALAGVFIFLAIKGAPGFTKSAEVYGPHAESFLGYVVPLLVGTFTASVIALVIAVPLAFGIALVISHYAPRWIATPVAYVIDLLAAVPSVVYGLWGAFYLANKLKPMHLWLHDTFGDWPVLGSLFGEPNATGRSILTAGIVLAIMILPIITAISREVFSRTPRLHEEAALALGATRWEMIRMTVFPYARSGMVSAVMLGLGRALGETMAVTMVLSFGFDLSWNIIGSSSPTSIAANIALKYKERSADTLNVLVATGLVLFLMTFLVNFLARWIVGRNERRMAR
- the pstA gene encoding phosphate ABC transporter permease PstA; the protein is MTTLEEVQTRVHVPLVQPRLPRQAPAIVAVIAAAFGGLLLVLGMGLVGSVILGVVAFLAVLPVWSLVIEGRRGATDRLMTGLIWTSFGIAVVPLVSLIWRVISKGAGRLDGTFLSYSFFKTQIDQPVGVYHAIIGTLLITLGAAVISVPVGVMAAVYLVEYGKGNKLAKAITFLVDVMTGIPSIVAGLFAFALFTLIFGPAYVSGIGGSVALSLLMIPIVVRATEEMLMLVPDDLREASYALGTPKWKTIVRIVLPTAIGGILTGITLAISRVIGETAPLLLIAGATDRTNMNLFDGAMTTLPVLIYGQNLRGDAPAEAIAWGAAFILIVIVMVLNLAARIIGKIFAPRNK
- a CDS encoding response regulator transcription factor yields the protein MRDDGRRDARRQSVRAYLHRWVESSGAQLLVVDPSDDGGALAEAMAGRGVHVTWVGSTLDGLVEFGRTDPHAVVVTPGAPGIPAEEFVGVIRQHGSPYVIAGTCDGEEAGAGGVGPLMLAGASAVAVRPYAPQHLWDLLTHAPRSLAEHARLEFGRITLDATAYSVRVDGERIADLPLKEFELLRALLLAAPGVVTDDELRDALWGTDGKRPGGNTIAMHVTRLRARLGGAADVRRIRGRGYSLTAE
- a CDS encoding inorganic phosphate transporter, with the protein product MTLTLAIVIAVVVIALAFDYTNGFHDAANAIATSVSTRALTPRIALTLAALMNFIGALLGQEVAKTVADVITIEDANGNLQVGVHHGLVIVMAGLLGAIIWNLITWYFGLPSSSSHALIGGLVGAAIAGGVSVKWDTIVQKVLIPMVISPLFGFCAAFVVMTLILWIFRKGNPHRINRGFRGMQTISAAALALGHGLQDAQKTMGVILLALVVAYPSTYDIETLPIWVVLAAAGAISAGTYAGGWRIMRTLGRKIIHLDPPRGFAAESVGAGVLYTTAFVFHAPISTTHTITSAVMGAGATKRFSAVRWGMARTILVAWVSTFPAAALASWGCYEILHLILL